The DNA sequence CGATCTCCGGTCTCGGCACCGGCCTCGCCAAGGCCGGTTCGTCGCACCTGAAGGAGTCCCTGAAGGAGTCCGTGAAGGATTCGCTGAAGGAGAAGGTCAAAGGGGCGTTCGGCAAGGGCCGGAACAAGAGCGGAGGCGGCAAGTCGAAGAGTGTGACGGTCGTCGAGGACATTGACGTCGGGGTGCCGGTCCGCGAGGCGTACGACCAGTGGACGCAGTTCCAGGAGTTCAGCACCTTCGCGAAGGGTGTCGTCAGCGTCGAGAAGGCCGACGACACCAGCAGCAACTGGAAGGTGAAGGTCGCCAAGTCCACCCGCAGTTGGCGGGCGAACGTCACCGAGCAGGTGCCCGACGAGCGGATCAGCTGGACCACGGAAGGCGCGAAGGGCACCGTCAAGGGCGTCGTCACCTTCCATCCGCTCGGTGACAACCTCACCCGGGTGCTGCTGGTCCTGGAGTACCTCCCCAAGGGCCTCTTCGAGAAGACCGGCAACATCTGGCGCGCCCAGGGCCGCCGCGCCCGGCTCGATCTGAAGCTCTACCGGAAGTTCCTCATGATGCGCGGCGAGGCCACGGACGGCTGGCGCGGCGAGATCAGGGACGGCGAGGTCGTGGTGGACCACGAGACGGCCGTGGAGGAGGAAGAGCGCGAGGGGGCCGGGGGAGACGCCGAGGGTGACGGTGCGCCGGAGGACGAGTTCGAGGAGGAGCCCGACTTCGAGGAGGAGCCGGAGGCCGACCGGGAGCCGGACGAGGCTGAGGAGCCGGAGCCGTACGAGGACGAGGAGCTCGAGGAGTCCGACGAGGCCGGCGGAGCCCGCCCCCGGCGGCGCGCCGCCACGGCCCAGCGCTGATCGCACCCCGGACCGCCCCCCGGTTCCCCCGGCCGACGCAGATGCGCCCTGGACGAGCGCGTTGGCGCGCGCCGGTGACGCGGCGCCGGGCAGCGGGCCGGACCCGTACCGGGACGGCACCCATGGGAACCGCTGGCCCGGTGCCTATTGGCGATGCGGCGCCGAGGGGCGCGCCGGACCCTGCCGGGGACGGCGCCCCCTGGGGCCGCGGCGGCCCCGGGCCGGATGTGTATCGGGGACGCGGCGCCGCCACTGGCCCCAGGGGCGGGGGTCAGGCGCGTGACGTGGGGCGCGGTCGCCAGATCCAGGGGGTGGCGTCCGGGGCGACGCCGACCACGTGAACGCCCTGGCGGTCCTCCGCCAGCAGCGCCGGGGCGCCGACCGGGATCAGGTGGCCGGGGGAGCGCAGCGGTCTGGCGTCCGGGCCGGTGCCGTACTGGACCTGGACCTCCCCGCCCAGGTCCCGGCCGAGCAGCAGCAGTGTCCGCGCCTCGCGGCGGCCGGTCGGCTGGGCCACGGTGTGCGCGGCGATCGCTCCGTAACCCTCGAAGTGCCGCACCGTGCGGGCGGTGCGGGCGGTGCGGGTGGTGTCGCCGTGGACGGCGGGCACCGTGGCGGCCGGGGCGCGGTAGACCAGTGCGAGGGTGCCGTCGGGGGCCACCGCGGCGCCGAGTGGGTCGCCGCCGGGGCGCGGCAGACCGGTCGGCGGGCGCAGGGCGACCGGGCCGCCGGTCCGTTCCTGGGCCCAGTGGTGGACGGTGTCGCGGCCGGGGGCGAGGACATGGACCCGCCCCTCGGCGTCGAGCAGCGTGGTCAGCCCGTCCTGGATCTCGGCGCCGCCGAGCCGCTGCCAGGGGCCCCAGTGGCCGTCGGCGTCCCGTATCCGGGTGGCGAGTCCCTTGTCCGCGGTCCGTACGAACAGATGGACC is a window from the Streptomyces luomodiensis genome containing:
- a CDS encoding SRPBCC family protein; translated protein: MADTLGKLKDDLVKNPATDRLKDELRAYAQARATQAISGLGTGLAKAGSSHLKESLKESVKDSLKEKVKGAFGKGRNKSGGGKSKSVTVVEDIDVGVPVREAYDQWTQFQEFSTFAKGVVSVEKADDTSSNWKVKVAKSTRSWRANVTEQVPDERISWTTEGAKGTVKGVVTFHPLGDNLTRVLLVLEYLPKGLFEKTGNIWRAQGRRARLDLKLYRKFLMMRGEATDGWRGEIRDGEVVVDHETAVEEEEREGAGGDAEGDGAPEDEFEEEPDFEEEPEADREPDEAEEPEPYEDEELEESDEAGGARPRRRAATAQR